In Phormidium yuhuli AB48, one genomic interval encodes:
- a CDS encoding mechanosensitive ion channel → MIPRLLAQVDGDLPDAFANFWDRITGTLGDFIPSIIGAIAILILFWIVATIAASAIKALLHRTDIDNKIAGWLTGNETSDFPIETWAAKIVYWIILLLGLLAFFNVLNLDIVSAPLAGFLGEIFDYLPRIAAAAVLLIVAWALATLCKVLLNKGLEGFRLDERLAEQSGGSSPFLVNEALANILYWFIILLFLPIILDTLGLQGLLQPLQAMVERILSYLPQILTAIAIGVIGWLIARVVRGIVTNLLSATGVDNLGSRLGLGQMGGMSLSGVIGTFVYVLVLIPIAIAALDALQIAAISGPAISMLQQVLDFLPQLFTAALIIAISFFVGRLVSEFVTNLLTSMGFNNIFSALGINPPPRSPEEPGAMTRFQGGRTPSEFVGIILWVGIELFGIIAAVDVLEIPALNTIVSGLLVIFGQILAGLVVLGIGLYLANLVYNLIVGSGSANSRLLGQVARVAIIVFVVAMALQQMGIAPDIVNLAFGLLLGALAVAIALAFGLGGRDVAAEKIREFLASFQQRQ, encoded by the coding sequence GTGATACCTCGTCTCCTTGCCCAGGTGGACGGTGACCTACCGGACGCCTTTGCCAATTTCTGGGATCGTATTACTGGGACTCTAGGAGACTTTATTCCCAGTATTATCGGGGCGATCGCCATCCTGATCCTATTTTGGATTGTGGCAACCATCGCAGCCAGTGCCATCAAGGCCCTGTTGCATCGGACTGATATTGACAATAAAATTGCCGGCTGGCTCACAGGTAACGAAACCAGTGACTTTCCCATCGAAACCTGGGCGGCAAAAATTGTCTATTGGATTATCCTGCTGTTGGGGTTACTGGCGTTTTTCAACGTCTTGAACCTGGACATCGTCTCAGCCCCCCTGGCCGGATTCCTAGGAGAAATCTTTGACTACCTGCCACGGATTGCCGCCGCTGCGGTGCTGCTGATTGTGGCTTGGGCCCTCGCCACCCTCTGTAAAGTCCTCCTCAACAAAGGACTCGAAGGCTTCCGTCTTGATGAACGTTTAGCAGAACAATCGGGAGGCTCTAGCCCCTTTTTAGTGAATGAAGCCTTAGCCAATATCCTCTATTGGTTCATCATTCTCCTCTTTCTGCCGATTATTCTCGACACCCTCGGTTTGCAAGGCTTACTGCAACCCCTGCAAGCGATGGTTGAGAGAATTCTCTCCTATCTGCCGCAAATCCTCACCGCGATCGCCATTGGAGTCATTGGCTGGTTGATTGCCCGAGTGGTGCGGGGTATTGTGACGAACCTGCTGTCGGCTACGGGGGTTGATAACCTCGGCTCTCGCTTAGGCTTAGGACAGATGGGGGGAATGTCCCTATCTGGGGTGATTGGCACCTTCGTCTATGTTTTGGTGTTAATCCCCATCGCCATTGCGGCCCTGGATGCCCTGCAAATTGCAGCCATATCTGGCCCAGCGATTTCCATGTTGCAGCAAGTCTTAGACTTCCTGCCTCAACTGTTTACGGCGGCGTTAATCATCGCCATTTCCTTCTTTGTGGGACGCTTGGTGTCCGAGTTCGTCACGAACTTACTCACCAGCATGGGCTTCAACAACATCTTCTCGGCCTTAGGGATTAACCCCCCTCCCCGTAGCCCCGAGGAACCCGGTGCGATGACTCGCTTCCAGGGAGGCCGGACTCCGTCCGAGTTTGTCGGTATTATTCTCTGGGTGGGCATTGAGCTATTTGGCATCATTGCCGCTGTGGATGTTCTGGAAATTCCGGCCCTGAACACGATTGTTTCTGGGTTACTGGTGATTTTCGGTCAGATTCTGGCTGGACTCGTCGTCTTAGGGATTGGTCTCTATTTAGCCAATCTGGTGTACAACTTGATTGTCGGCTCCGGTTCTGCCAATTCCCGATTACTGGGACAGGTAGCTCGGGTTGCCATTATCGTGTTTGTGGTGGCGATGGCCCTGCAACAGATGGGTATTGCGCCGGATATCGTGAATCTGGCCTTTGGCTTACTGTTGGGTGCATTGGCCGTCGCGATCGCCCTGGCCTTTGGCTTAGGCGGACGGGATGTGGCAGCGGAGAAAATCCGTGAGTTCCTGGCATCGTTCCAGCAACGGCAATAA
- a CDS encoding pentapeptide repeat-containing protein, whose product MFDLMQNLLESDEPKREITADNFLKQLQQGVKNFHAIKVTNANLRDLDLSYVVISNSELRSCDFSQSSLLHANFQETCLKGTNFGGAFLAESNFYKANLVGCNFSGVHGENMNLSHAKLRGANLAWADLRGANLAKATLQNVNLSYSNLEGANIGRGILGATTLTMLRLPAGTRVIRQGWWRSKSGVKQENHAE is encoded by the coding sequence ATGTTTGACCTCATGCAAAATCTTCTGGAATCTGATGAACCCAAACGAGAGATTACGGCGGACAACTTTTTAAAACAGCTTCAGCAAGGCGTCAAAAATTTTCATGCCATCAAAGTGACCAATGCCAATCTGAGGGACTTAGATTTAAGTTATGTTGTCATCAGCAACAGTGAATTGCGGAGTTGTGATTTTAGCCAAAGTTCTCTTCTCCACGCTAACTTTCAGGAAACTTGTCTGAAGGGAACAAATTTCGGTGGGGCTTTTTTAGCAGAAAGCAACTTCTATAAAGCCAACCTGGTGGGCTGTAACTTTAGCGGAGTCCATGGAGAAAACATGAATTTATCCCATGCCAAGTTACGAGGTGCAAACCTGGCCTGGGCGGATTTACGAGGCGCAAACTTAGCCAAAGCGACCTTGCAGAATGTGAATCTCTCCTATAGCAATTTAGAAGGGGCAAATATCGGTCGAGGCATTCTCGGGGCAACCACATTAACGATGTTGCGATTACCCGCAGGAACTCGGGTGATTCGTCAAGGTTGGTGGCGTTCTAAATCCGGCGTTAAACAAGAAAACCATGCCGAATAA
- a CDS encoding DUF29 domain-containing protein: MSEYELDFYQWTQSQSAMLRSRQVENLDWDHLAEELESMGKRERRELINRLGILLAHLLKWRYQPERRRASWQATIAVQRQDIEELLEDNPSLKSYLVEGFERGYRKGRLLAIAETHLPPSTFPSEPPFTLQEALETEFKP; the protein is encoded by the coding sequence ATGAGTGAGTACGAGTTAGACTTTTATCAATGGACCCAAAGCCAAAGTGCGATGCTGCGATCGCGCCAGGTTGAGAATCTCGACTGGGATCACCTCGCTGAAGAACTCGAAAGCATGGGGAAACGGGAACGACGGGAACTCATCAACCGTTTAGGGATTTTATTGGCGCATCTCCTGAAATGGAGATATCAACCGGAACGACGCCGTGCATCTTGGCAAGCCACCATCGCCGTTCAGCGACAAGATATTGAGGAGTTATTGGAGGATAATCCCAGTTTAAAGTCTTATTTGGTGGAGGGATTTGAACGGGGATATCGTAAAGGTCGATTATTGGCGATCGCGGAAACCCATTTACCACCCTCCACCTTTCCCAGTGAACCTCCTTTCACCCTCCAAGAGGCGTTGGAAACAGAATTTAAGCCATAA